The Eriocheir sinensis breed Jianghai 21 chromosome 54, ASM2467909v1, whole genome shotgun sequence genome includes a region encoding these proteins:
- the LOC126983555 gene encoding uncharacterized protein LOC126983555 isoform X1 has protein sequence MDVLLYTTNGASKKVLWRPGGGRSVVLRETDYRLFSQVGLTVHLYDALTICGDNGMIPKPITALSTLRDKTLQWQKHHPCRNLRVLWFGAKLDGEDEDAHDWYGNVQFAFPTDVMMHHWRNFYLVEMLTTSTHTTTRILVTNADYSSVLPPYDPRTPGGSWRLTPDGRHECLADCRRYSNQGCNGDGHILEFMIEVEQFQIRTILAESTLSFRNHEQGGNGGPHDCHRSGRLPMCPTPCTKDVAAKIFFEEHQRSGLQQDMATPRLAPSAERLRMDFPAGREYSF, from the coding sequence ATGGACGTCCTCCTATACACCACAAACGGGGCGTCGAAAAAAGTCCTTTGGCGGCCGGGAGGGGGCAGGAGCGTCGTTCTGAGAGAGACAGACTATCGTCTCTTTAGTCAGGTTGGCCTCACAGTCCACCTCTACGACGCACTCACCATCTGTGGTGATAATGGGATGATCCCGAAGCCCATCACGGCCCTGAGCACTTTGAGGGATAAAACTCTACAATGGCAAAAGCACCATCCCTGTCGCAACCTTCGTGTCCTCTGGTTCGGCGCGAAGCTTGACGGAGAGGACGAAGACGCACACGATTGGTACGGCAATGTTCAGTTCGCCTTCCCGACAGATGTCATGATGCACCATTGGAGAAACTTTTACCTCGTGGAGATGCTGACGACGTCCACGCATACCACAACGCGCATTCTGGTGACCAATGCTGACTACTCGTCCGTCCTGCCGCCGTACGACCCCCGGACTCCAGGCGGGTCGTGGCGACTCACTCCAGATGGCCGCCATGAGTGCCTGGCGGACTGCCGCCGGTACAGCAATCAAGGTTGTAATGGAGACGGACACATCCTGGAGTTTATGATTGAGGTTGAACAGTTTCAGATAAGGACGATCTTGGCTGAGTCAACCTTATCCTTCAGGAACCACGAGCAGGGGGGGAATGGTGGCCCTCACGACTGCCATAGGTCTGGAAGGCTTCCCATGTGCCCGACACCTTGCACCAAGGACGTAGCCGCTAAAATATTCTTCGAGGAGCACCAGCGCAGCGGTCTCCAGCAGGACATGGCCACACCCAGGCTGGCTCCAAGTGCCGAGAGACTCCGCATGGACTTCCCGGCTGGAAGAGAGTACAGCTTCTAA
- the LOC126983555 gene encoding uncharacterized protein LOC126983555 isoform X2, with protein MDVLLYSTNGPSKTVLWRPGEGRSVVLQETDYRPFSHVGQTVHIYDALDICADNEMPPKPITALSTLRDKTLQWQKHHPCRNLRVLWFGAKLDGEDEDAHDWYGNVQFAVPTDVMMHHWRNFYLVEMLTASTHTTTRILVTNADYSSVLPPYDPRTPGGPWRLTPEGRHECLADCRRYSNQGYNGDGHILEFMIEVEQFQIRTILAESTLSFRNHEQGGNGGPHDCHRSGRLPMCPTPCTKDVAAKIFFEEHQRSGLQQDMATPRLAPSAERLRMDFPAGREYSF; from the exons ATGGACGTCCTCCTCTACTCCACGAATGGGCCATCGAAAACAGTCCTTTGGCGGCCGGGAGAGGGCAGGAGCGTCGTTCTGCAGGAGACAGACTACCGCCCCTTTAGTCACGTTGGCCAAACTGTCCACATCTACGACGCACTCGACATTTGTGCTGATAATGAGATGCCCCCCAAGCCCATCACGGCCCTGAGCACTCTGAGGGATAAAACTCTACAGTGGCAAAAGCACCATCCCTGTCGCAACCTTCGCGTCCTCTGGTTCGGCGCGAAGCTTGACGGAGAGGACGAAGACGCACACGACTGGTACGGCAATGTTCAGTTCGCCGTCCCGACAGATGTCATGATGCACCATTGGAGAAACTTTTACCTCGTGGAAATGCTGACGGCGTCCACGCATACCACAACGCGCATTCTGGTGACCAATGCTGACTACTCGTCCGTCCTGCCGCCGTACGACCCCCGGACTCCAGGCGGGCCGTGGCGACTCACTCCAGAAGGCCGCCATGAGTGCCTGGCGGACTGCCGCCGGTACAGCAATCAAGGTTATAATGGAGACGGACACATCCTGGAGTTTATGATTGAG GTTGAACAGTTTCAGATAAGGACGATCTTGGCTGAGTCAACCTTATCCTTCAGGAACCACGAGCAGGGGGGGAATGGTGGCCCTCACGACTGCCATAGGTCTGGAAGGCTTCCCATGTGCCCGACACCTTGCACCAAGGACGTAGCCGCTAAAATATTCTTCGAGGAGCACCAGCGCAGCGGTCTCCAGCAGGACATGGCCACACCCAGGCTGGCTCCAAGTGCCGAGAGACTCCGCATGGACTTCCCGGCTGGAAGAGAGTACAGCTTCTAA
- the LOC126983555 gene encoding uncharacterized protein LOC126983555 isoform X3 codes for MDVLLYSTNGPSKTVLWRPGEGRSVVLQETDYRPFSHVGQTVHIYDALDICADNEMPPKPITALSTLRDKTLQWQKHHPCRNLRVLWFGAKLDGEDEDAHDWYGNVQFAVPTDVMMHHWRNFYLVEMLTASTHTTTRILVTNADYSSVLPPYDPRTPGGPWRLTPEGRHECLADCRRYSNQGCNGDGHILEFMIEVEQFQIRTILAESTLSFRNHEQGGNGGPHDCHRSGRLPMCPTPCTKDVAAKIFFEEHQRSGLQQDMATPRLAPSAERLRMDFPAGREYSF; via the exons ATGGACGTCCTCCTCTACTCCACGAATGGGCCATCGAAAACAGTCCTTTGGCGGCCGGGAGAGGGCAGGAGCGTCGTTCTGCAGGAGACAGACTACCGCCCCTTTAGTCACGTTGGCCAAACTGTCCACATCTACGACGCACTCGACATTTGTGCTGATAATGAGATGCCCCCCAAGCCCATCACGGCCCTGAGCACTCTGAGGGATAAAACTCTACAGTGGCAAAAGCACCATCCCTGTCGCAACCTTCGCGTCCTCTGGTTCGGCGCGAAGCTTGACGGAGAGGACGAAGACGCACACGACTGGTACGGCAATGTTCAGTTCGCCGTCCCGACAGATGTCATGATGCACCATTGGAGAAACTTTTACCTCGTGGAAATGCTGACGGCGTCCACGCATACCACAACGCGCATTCTGGTGACCAATGCTGACTACTCGTCCGTCCTGCCGCCGTACGACCCCCGGACTCCAGGCGGGCCGTGGCGACTCACTCCAGAAGGCCGCCATGAGTGCCTGGCGGACTGCCGCCGGTACAGCAATCAAG GTTGTAATGGAGACGGACACATCCTGGAGTTTATGATTGAGGTTGAACAGTTTCAGATAAGGACGATCTTGGCTGAGTCAACCTTATCCTTCAGGAACCACGAGCAGGGGGGGAATGGTGGCCCTCACGACTGCCATAGGTCTGGAAGGCTTCCCATGTGCCCGACACCTTGCACCAAGGACGTAGCCGCTAAAATATTCTTCGAGGAGCACCAGCGCAGCGGTCTCCAGCAGGACATGGCCACACCCAGGCTGGCTCCAAGTGCCGAGAGACTCCGCATGGACTTCCCGGCTGGAAGAGAGTACAGCTTCTAA